Proteins encoded together in one Gemmatimonadota bacterium DH-78 window:
- a CDS encoding lasso peptide biosynthesis B2 protein produces MPPVSPRALVRKLRRLGGRGALDLIDAQRALLRARRALRTRPRGDLLRAVPDRADPSAATTPADFHRLDRIAVSVRRASDYGLFRPTCLVRAIALEDLAHRHGILRSVVRVGVRRRGGAFEAHAWLELEGRVVGDTAEHVADFTVLDDFSSLTG; encoded by the coding sequence GTGCCCCCGGTCTCGCCGCGGGCCCTCGTCCGCAAGCTCCGCCGGCTCGGCGGTCGCGGTGCCCTCGACCTGATCGACGCCCAGCGCGCCCTGCTGCGCGCCCGGCGGGCGCTGAGAACCCGCCCTCGGGGCGACCTCCTCCGCGCCGTGCCCGACCGCGCGGACCCGTCTGCGGCGACCACCCCCGCCGACTTCCACCGTCTCGATCGCATCGCCGTGTCCGTGCGGAGGGCGTCCGATTACGGCCTCTTCCGCCCGACCTGCCTCGTGCGGGCCATCGCTCTCGAGGATCTCGCCCACCGGCACGGCATTCTCCGGTCGGTCGTCCGCGTCGGGGTGCGGCGTCGAGGCGGTGCCTTCGAGGCCCACGCCTGGCTCGAGCTCGAGGGACGGGTCGTGGGCGACACGGCCGAGCACGTGGCCGACTTCACCGTGCTCGACGACTTCTCGAGCCTGACCGGGTGA